The Zingiber officinale cultivar Zhangliang chromosome 9A, Zo_v1.1, whole genome shotgun sequence genome window below encodes:
- the LOC122020909 gene encoding SAM50-like protein CG7639, which translates to MATDPNTEGGVNPKPAEERLRHYVGSEIEDIADARDGEEEEDEEEEEEEEEEEAREVGMRSAPRKEKLKRAFRRLSQGPVRIRVHDVIIRGNAKTKDALIEAEVFDAFRSASTMQELLQAANFANTRLRRLDIFDSVSITLDSGPSELPGTANVVIDIVEVKNPLTGDLGVYTKPEARSWSLEGSLKLKNLLGYGDIWDASGAYGFDQTSEISVGVALPRFKAISTPITTRISLLSQDWLKFSSYKEHLLGLSVGLISTKKHDLAYSLTWRNLLDPSRMSSKAIRSQLGHSLLSSIKYTYKIDHRDSNVRPTRGYAFQSSSHIAGLGPDSKLLRFFRQEFDLRGAIPLGFYNTALNFGVAAGAILPWVGYTNSTTPLPERFYMGGHSSPICGLGGPTSLLGFKQRGLGPMDLRRVLSPKQSQDEATASSGGGDDASGSIASPGRDAIGGDLAVTAFADLSFDLPLKVFQDAGVHGHVFVNAGNLVMLSEELTNFSFQRFLHTFRSSAGFGIIFPTRFFRMEINYCYILKQFQHDHGKTGIQFSFST; encoded by the exons atggcGACGGACCCCAACACTGAAGGCGGCGTGAACCCTAAACCCGCCGAGGAAAGACTCCGACACTACGTCGGATCGGAGATCGAGGATATTGCCGATGCCCGAGACGGCGaagaggaggaggatgaggaggaggaggaggaagaagaagaggaggaggcgcgGGAAGTAGGGATGCGCTCCGCCCCAAGGAAGGAGAAGCTCAAACGCGCCTTTCGGCGCCTTTCGCAGGGTCCGGTGCGCATCCGCGTCCACGATGTCATCATCCGAGGCAACGCCAAGACCAAGGACGCCCTCATCGAGGCCGAGGTCTTCGACGCCTTCCGATCCGCTTCCACCATGCAGGAGCTTCTCCAGGCTGCTAACTTCGCCAACACCCGCCTCCGCCGGTTAGATATCTTCGATTCCGTCTCCATCACGCTCGATTCGGGCCCCTCTGAGCTTCCTGGCACTGCCAATGTCGTCATCGATATCGTCGAGGTCAAGAACCCGCTCACGGGTGATCTTGGGGTGTACACAAAGCCGGAG GCTAGATCTTGGTCACTTGAAGGGTCACTGAAGCTTAAGAACCTGTTAGGCTATGGAGATATTTGGGATGCTTCTGGGGCTTATGGTTTTGATCAAACATCAGAGATTAGTGTTGGAGTGGCCTTACCCAGATTTAAAGCAATTTCAACTCCCATCACAACTCGAATTTCATTACTTTCTCAAGATTGGCTGAAATTTTCTTCATACAAGGAACATCTGCTAGGCCTCTCTGTTGGTCTAATATCAACTAAAAAGCATGACCTTGCTTACAGTCTCACATGGCGTAATTTACTTGACCCATCACGCATGTCATCAAAGGCAATTCGGAGCCAATTAGGGCATAGTCTTCTCTCTTCCATTAAATACACATACAAAATTGATCACAGAGATTCAAATGTGAGGCCAACACGTGGGTATGCTTTCCAGTCATCGTCTCACATTGCTGGTCTTGGACCAGATAGTAAACTTCTTCGATTTTTTAGGCAG GAGTTTGATCTCAGAGGTGCAATTCCTTTAGGATTCTACAACACTGCACTCAATTTTGGAGTTGCAGCAGGTGCCATATTGCCATGGGTGGGGTATACGAATTCAACTACGCCATTGCCCGAGCGGTTCTATATGGGTGGTCATTCGTCTCCTATCTGTGGTCTGGGTGGACCTACTTCTCTGTTGGGTTTCAAACAAAGAGGCTTAGGCCCAATGGATCTGCGACGAGTACTTTCACCTAAACAGAGTCAAGATGAAGCTACAGCCTCTTCCGGTGGGGGTGATGATGCTTCAGGAAGCATTGCCTCTCCAGGCCGAGATGCCATTGGAGGTGATCTGGCAGTCACTGCCTTTGCTGATCTTTCATTCGATCTGCCTCTAAAGGTCTTCCAAGATGCAGGAGTTCATGGTCACGTATTTGTAAATGCTGGGAACCTAGTTATGTTATCCGAGGAATTGACAAATTTCTCCTTCCAGAGATTCTTGCATACCTTTCGGAGCTCTGCTGGGTTTGGCATAATCTTCCCTACTAGATTTTTTCGCATGGAG ATCAACTACTGTTACATACTGAAACAGTTCCAACATGATCACGGGAAGACAGGCATACAGTTCAGTTTCTCCACTTAA
- the LOC122018464 gene encoding probable serine/threonine-protein kinase PBL26, whose protein sequence is MSRPHFPLKKSFSLCPVSRNSKIHEVTKWHESPPEKTPNGKIQNDIGNANIAAETFMFLELASATKNFRREYLLGDGGFGRVYKGCLEKTGQIVAIKQLDRIGFEGHQEFLVEVRTLSLLRHENLVKLIGYCADGDQRLLVYEHMAKGSLVDHVLDISPDQKPLSWHSRMKIAHGAARGLEYLHEKANPPVIYRDLKSSNILLDENFDAKLSDFGLAKLGPTGEKAHVSSRVATYGYCAPEYAKTGQLTLKSDVYNFGMVMLELITGRRIVDTTRPTNEQNLIAWATPVFRDQKRFPEIVDPLLENYPAKGLSQAVAVAAMCLQEEPLVRPLMSDVVAALSSLAIEDSASNDSLSDDFECQVLARVG, encoded by the exons ATGAGTCGCCCTCATTTTCCCTTGAAGAAGAGTTTCTCGTTGTGCCCAGTTTCACGCAATTCAAAGATCCATGAAGTGACGAAATGGCATG AATCCCCCCCAGAGAAAACTCCTAATGGAAAAATTCAAAATGATATTGGAAATGCAAACATTGCAGCGGAAACTTTCATGTTCCTTGAACTTGCTTCAGCTACCAAGAATTTTAGACGAGAATATCTTTTGGGCGACGGAGGGTTTGGTAGAGTCTACAAGGGTTGCCTTGAGAAAACTGGGCAG ATTGTAGCTATAAAGCAGCTAGACAGGATTGGCTTCGAAGGGCACCAAGAATTCCTTGTTGAAGTACGGACTCTCAGTCTTCTTCGTCATGAAAACCTAGTCAAGCTTATCGGATATTGCGCTGATGGTGATCAAAGACTTTTGGTTTATGAGCATATGGCTAAGGGCTCCTTGGTAGACCACGTGCTAG ATATCTCACCTGATCAGAAACCTCTAAGCTGGCATTCTAGGATGAAAATAGCTCATGGTGCCGCTCGAGGTCTAGAGTATTTGCATGAGAAAGCCAACCCGCCTGTGATATACCGCGATCTTAAATCATCCAACATTCTACTTGATGAAAATTTCGATGCAAAACTCTCCGATTTTGGGCTCGCAAAGCTAGGTCCTACAGGAGAGAAAGCCCATGTCTCCTCAAGGGTGGCTACCTATGGCTACTGTGCACCTGAATATGCAAAAACAGGTCAGCTTACTCTGAAGTCAGATGTCTACAATTTCGGTATGGTTATGCTCGAATTAATCACCGGAAGGAGGATTGTCGACACAACTAGGCCAACAAATGAACAGAACCTCATTGCTTGG GCAACGCCGGTGTTCAGAGATCAGAAGAGGTTCCCAGAGATAGTTGATCCGCTACTGGAGAACTACCCGGCAAAGGGCCTAAGCCAAGCAGTTGCAGTTGCTGCAATGTGTCTCCAAGAAGAGCCTTTGGTTCGCCCATTAATGAGCGACGTTGTAGCGGCATTGAGCTCTCTTGCAATCGAAGATTCAGCATCTAACGACTCCCTATCAGACGATTTCGAGTGTCAAGTTTTAGCCAGAGTGGGTTGA
- the LOC122018687 gene encoding uncharacterized protein LOC122018687 isoform X2, giving the protein MPTFSKSGTTQKKSKMANGVNLRKSLAWNSAFFTEEGVLNPLELSVLGGSSLRSKEKILSLVNGQMSPLLGLHERSPAVGHQKSYGKMVALSASKDNKNFKEENLLSKLNASIPEEQQEGEGIKYSSKNIGKVASRLATPSSQKRTANTNAANRTSKIPKFMPAKSHTASIPRDTRDAIPCVRNLKSNTSATAVDMEHTLQKRCFQSNIRNQSACPQSMKPSAIYLSRPLVPLIDKGTTENLSVPKVVKRTSISSITVNGSSPLPKKVHGDAIAHAKPSGLRMPSPSLGFFQQGKLPPTGIQSQRSVHLCRPTIPLGKTMGVTPAGESKASLASTREKTINGPVAPKYFARTTTSTKMENSLKPSSLSAFNGNVAHPSSGENASTIQLGIDKEVPYASNSMLQIGDKACSLGELNETWIDERPSSEDNSAKQSPPSYRGFATDAISGQDEQATGNLQVNPDAEFVLSDLVDDFSSLPAAKSSLSLSKHGVDSSIAFSSLEEDCSLAVEAGTEDENNSYLRSSTEHNSDTNFISNSEIVNPPSEKPGISAKTVYYGTNYSPVRLTSVLEDSLTSPSANCQIKDHTLECVNEDHINSKEEEYLLQDGSENEQKEKVKQDIHRLKLNAVPFSEEWLAAIETFGEDILELKTGPVQNSPTDKTLPEPGPWSPMKRKAQDVGPFDCTKHSTKLSEPTS; this is encoded by the exons ATGCCAACCTTTTCTAAATCGGGAACAACACAGAAGAAGAGCAAAATGGCTAATGGTGTTAACTTGAGGAAAAGCTTAGCTTGGAACTCAGCATTTTTCACTGAAGAAG GTGTGCTCAATCCATTGGAGTTGTCTGTTCTTGGTGGATCTTCCTTGAGGTCGAAGGAGAAGATTCTTTCTCTGGTTAATGGACAGATGTCACCACTACTAGGACTCCATGAAAGAAGTCCAGCTGTTGGCCACCAGAAGTCTTATGGCAAAATGGTTGCACTTTCTGCAAGCAAAGACAACAAAAATTTTAAGGAAGAAAATCTACTTAGCAAGTTAAATGCTTCAATTCCGGAAGAACAGCAAGAG GGTGAAGGAATCAAATACTCAAGCAAGAACATTGGAAAAGTTGCATCTAGATTAGCAACTCCATCTTC TCAAAAGAGAACTGCAAACACAAATGCTGCAAATCGTACATCCAAAATCCCAAAGTTCATGCCTGCAAAGTCACATACTGCTTCTATTCCAAGGGACACTAGGGATGCCATCCCTTGTGTGAGGAACTTAAAGTCCAATACAAGTGCCACTGCAG TTGACATGGAACACACTCTTCAAAAAAGATGTTTTCAATCAAACATAAGAAACCAATCTGCCTGTCCTCAATCAATGAAACCTTCTGCAATTTATCTTTCTAGGCCGCTG GTTCCGCTAATTGATAAAGGTACAACTGAAAATTTATCAGTTCCTAAAGTGGTGAAGCGAACATCCATTTCTTCTATCACAGTTAATGGATCTTCACCACTCCCTAAGAAAGTCCATGGAGATGCTATTGCACATGCCAAACCATCTGGGTTGCGAATGCCTTCTCCATCACTAGGATTTTTTCAGCAG GGTAAGCTTCCTCCAACTGGTATCCAGTCTCAAAGAAGTGTTCATCTGTGCCGACCTACTATTCCACTTGGAAAAACAATGGGCGTTACACCAGCAGGTGAATCAAAGGCTTCACTTGCTTCTACTAGGGAAAAAACAATTAATGGTCCTGTTGCCCCAAAATATTTTGCTAGGACGACAACATCAACTAAAATGGAGAACTCTTTGAAACCTAGTTCTTTATCCGCATTTAATGGAAATGTGGCGCATCCATCAAGTGGTGAAAATGCTTCCACGATTCAGCTGGGTATAGATAAGGAAGTGCCTTATGCAAGCAACTCAATGCTGCAGATTGGTGACAAGGCATGCTCTCTTGGGGAATTAAATGAGACTTGGATAGATGAACGCCCTTCTTCAGAGGATAACAGTGCCAAGCAATCACCACCATCATATAGGGGATTTGCTACAGATGCTATTTCAGGACAGGATGAACAGGCAACTGGGAATTTACAAGTAAATCCAGATGCAGAGTTTGTCCTCTCAGATCTAGTAGATGATTTTTCTTCTTTGCCTGCAGCTAAATCATCCTTGAGTTTGTCTAAACATGGAGTTGATAGTTCTATTGCTTTTAGCAGTCTTGAAGAAGATTGTTCTTTAGCTGTAGAAGCAGGCACTGAGGATGAAAACAACTCATATCTAAGGTCCAGCACTGAGCACAACTCTGATACTAATTTCATTAGCAATTCAGAAATCGTGAATCCTCCATCTGAAAAGCCTGGCATATCTGCTAAAACAGTATATTATGGAACAAACTACTCGCCTGTGAGATTGACTAGTGTTTTGGAGGATTCTCTAACTTCACCTTCGGCAAACTGTCAAATAAAAGATCATACGTTGGAGTGTGTTAATGAAGATCATATCAACTCAAAAGAAGAGGAATACTTGTTGCAAGA TGGCAGCGAGAATGAACAGAAGGAAAAAGTGAAGCAAGATATCCACCGTCTCAAACTGAATGCAGTCCCATTTAGCGAGGAGTGGTTAGCTGCAATTGAGACATTTGGAGAG GATATATTAGAGTTGAAGACAGGTCCTGTACAAAATTCTCCAACTGACAAGACTCTTCCTGAACCAGGTCCATGGTCACCG ATGAAACGCAAAGCTCAAGACGTAGGACCATTCGATTGCACAAAACACTCTACAAAACTCTCTGAACCCACCTCATAG
- the LOC122018687 gene encoding uncharacterized protein LOC122018687 isoform X1 — protein sequence MGSLLNPPDLPFTAAEEDVESSLPPPVANPSSSSDARLVDYKIDLNHCCQSPNPLEEESLPTIEEDGLDMPTFSKSGTTQKKSKMANGVNLRKSLAWNSAFFTEEGVLNPLELSVLGGSSLRSKEKILSLVNGQMSPLLGLHERSPAVGHQKSYGKMVALSASKDNKNFKEENLLSKLNASIPEEQQEGEGIKYSSKNIGKVASRLATPSSQKRTANTNAANRTSKIPKFMPAKSHTASIPRDTRDAIPCVRNLKSNTSATAVDMEHTLQKRCFQSNIRNQSACPQSMKPSAIYLSRPLVPLIDKGTTENLSVPKVVKRTSISSITVNGSSPLPKKVHGDAIAHAKPSGLRMPSPSLGFFQQGKLPPTGIQSQRSVHLCRPTIPLGKTMGVTPAGESKASLASTREKTINGPVAPKYFARTTTSTKMENSLKPSSLSAFNGNVAHPSSGENASTIQLGIDKEVPYASNSMLQIGDKACSLGELNETWIDERPSSEDNSAKQSPPSYRGFATDAISGQDEQATGNLQVNPDAEFVLSDLVDDFSSLPAAKSSLSLSKHGVDSSIAFSSLEEDCSLAVEAGTEDENNSYLRSSTEHNSDTNFISNSEIVNPPSEKPGISAKTVYYGTNYSPVRLTSVLEDSLTSPSANCQIKDHTLECVNEDHINSKEEEYLLQDGSENEQKEKVKQDIHRLKLNAVPFSEEWLAAIETFGEDILELKTGPVQNSPTDKTLPEPGPWSPMKRKAQDVGPFDCTKHSTKLSEPTS from the exons ATGGGATCGCTATTGAACCCTCCCGATCTACCCTTTACAGCCGCGGAGGAAGACGTCGAGTCCTCACTGCCGCCGCCCGTGGCGAACCCTAGCTCATCTTCAG ATGCAAGATTAGTGGATTATAAGATTGATCTAAACCACTGTTGTCAATCACCTAATCCTTTGGAGGAGGAGAGTTTGCCCACTATTGAAGAAGATGGCTTGGATATGCCAACCTTTTCTAAATCGGGAACAACACAGAAGAAGAGCAAAATGGCTAATGGTGTTAACTTGAGGAAAAGCTTAGCTTGGAACTCAGCATTTTTCACTGAAGAAG GTGTGCTCAATCCATTGGAGTTGTCTGTTCTTGGTGGATCTTCCTTGAGGTCGAAGGAGAAGATTCTTTCTCTGGTTAATGGACAGATGTCACCACTACTAGGACTCCATGAAAGAAGTCCAGCTGTTGGCCACCAGAAGTCTTATGGCAAAATGGTTGCACTTTCTGCAAGCAAAGACAACAAAAATTTTAAGGAAGAAAATCTACTTAGCAAGTTAAATGCTTCAATTCCGGAAGAACAGCAAGAG GGTGAAGGAATCAAATACTCAAGCAAGAACATTGGAAAAGTTGCATCTAGATTAGCAACTCCATCTTC TCAAAAGAGAACTGCAAACACAAATGCTGCAAATCGTACATCCAAAATCCCAAAGTTCATGCCTGCAAAGTCACATACTGCTTCTATTCCAAGGGACACTAGGGATGCCATCCCTTGTGTGAGGAACTTAAAGTCCAATACAAGTGCCACTGCAG TTGACATGGAACACACTCTTCAAAAAAGATGTTTTCAATCAAACATAAGAAACCAATCTGCCTGTCCTCAATCAATGAAACCTTCTGCAATTTATCTTTCTAGGCCGCTG GTTCCGCTAATTGATAAAGGTACAACTGAAAATTTATCAGTTCCTAAAGTGGTGAAGCGAACATCCATTTCTTCTATCACAGTTAATGGATCTTCACCACTCCCTAAGAAAGTCCATGGAGATGCTATTGCACATGCCAAACCATCTGGGTTGCGAATGCCTTCTCCATCACTAGGATTTTTTCAGCAG GGTAAGCTTCCTCCAACTGGTATCCAGTCTCAAAGAAGTGTTCATCTGTGCCGACCTACTATTCCACTTGGAAAAACAATGGGCGTTACACCAGCAGGTGAATCAAAGGCTTCACTTGCTTCTACTAGGGAAAAAACAATTAATGGTCCTGTTGCCCCAAAATATTTTGCTAGGACGACAACATCAACTAAAATGGAGAACTCTTTGAAACCTAGTTCTTTATCCGCATTTAATGGAAATGTGGCGCATCCATCAAGTGGTGAAAATGCTTCCACGATTCAGCTGGGTATAGATAAGGAAGTGCCTTATGCAAGCAACTCAATGCTGCAGATTGGTGACAAGGCATGCTCTCTTGGGGAATTAAATGAGACTTGGATAGATGAACGCCCTTCTTCAGAGGATAACAGTGCCAAGCAATCACCACCATCATATAGGGGATTTGCTACAGATGCTATTTCAGGACAGGATGAACAGGCAACTGGGAATTTACAAGTAAATCCAGATGCAGAGTTTGTCCTCTCAGATCTAGTAGATGATTTTTCTTCTTTGCCTGCAGCTAAATCATCCTTGAGTTTGTCTAAACATGGAGTTGATAGTTCTATTGCTTTTAGCAGTCTTGAAGAAGATTGTTCTTTAGCTGTAGAAGCAGGCACTGAGGATGAAAACAACTCATATCTAAGGTCCAGCACTGAGCACAACTCTGATACTAATTTCATTAGCAATTCAGAAATCGTGAATCCTCCATCTGAAAAGCCTGGCATATCTGCTAAAACAGTATATTATGGAACAAACTACTCGCCTGTGAGATTGACTAGTGTTTTGGAGGATTCTCTAACTTCACCTTCGGCAAACTGTCAAATAAAAGATCATACGTTGGAGTGTGTTAATGAAGATCATATCAACTCAAAAGAAGAGGAATACTTGTTGCAAGA TGGCAGCGAGAATGAACAGAAGGAAAAAGTGAAGCAAGATATCCACCGTCTCAAACTGAATGCAGTCCCATTTAGCGAGGAGTGGTTAGCTGCAATTGAGACATTTGGAGAG GATATATTAGAGTTGAAGACAGGTCCTGTACAAAATTCTCCAACTGACAAGACTCTTCCTGAACCAGGTCCATGGTCACCG ATGAAACGCAAAGCTCAAGACGTAGGACCATTCGATTGCACAAAACACTCTACAAAACTCTCTGAACCCACCTCATAG
- the LOC122019336 gene encoding ubiquitin carboxyl-terminal hydrolase 21-like, protein MPSLNSREAPYPVLELGWAWRGAAPAFKGPPFPSLLRMILFVRPFWQFLETSISIRVRFLLKKSLGMAADPLLSGDPKFTALDPMGGRSSFFSPSPVCERTRLVGAGLKNLGNTCFLNAVLQCLTHTVPFVQKIRMTGHSPCFRGANGDFCSLCALKQHINSCLLLPGFVISPVNFAENLSKISPYFQLGQQEDAHEFFQSLLDRIHSCCLVSKSEDWKSSLDKDSFVTQVFGGRLRSQLRCCGCGHLSNSFEPHLDLSLEIDNVDSVVNALASFTRLEKIDDSEIKLNCNGCKSQVIMEKQLKLDLAPEVLALHLKRFKNVGNTCYKIYDSVEFPLELDLSSFLSCPVDEVQCKYNLSTVLVHIGSPYSGHYYCFVRSSPSTWYQIDDHKVTRVSEAYVLEQEAYVLFYVKKGTSCWFSNFMDTKKKHIEDDMNGTSPISVLNGHERYLSSPTNSEDCFSSLRESPDGLISFGSSNNVSLVGHIETNPVVPNCGNAEKILSDKFVTHLTLQSKMKGGENSVGGDDRPPIKSAGWSMSVQDLDDLSEDEITEDEKDDLPPAEECKAANEQTYQPVGNQTAPEPMKDDTQVNKAFNRLIRGMPKSRRSGILACLASQHESSRKRPFDLIESDGSKKAKVHRGVHDDGSQQTS, encoded by the exons ATGCCATCTCTTAATTCGCGAGAAGCTCCCTACCCAGTTCTTGAATTGGGCTGGGCGTGGCGCGGCGCTGCGCCTGCTTTCAAAGGTCCGCCATTTCCCTCCCTCCTTCGTATGATCTTATTTGTAAGACCATTTTGGCAATTCCTGGAAACCTCGATCTCAATCCGCGTCCGTTTCCTCCTCAAAAAATCTCTCGGCATGGCCGCAGATCCTCTCCTTTCTGGCGATCCTAAATTCACG GCGCTCGATCCGATGGGCGGACGAAGTTCTTTCTTTTCCCCTTCTCCTGTGTGTGAACGAACCCGTCTGGTG GGTGCTGGCCTCAAGAACTTGGGGAATACGTGCTTTCTTAATGCGGTTCTGCAGTGCCTTACGCATACGGTACCCTTTGTGCAGAAGATTCGCATGACGGGTCACTCTCCTTGCTTCCGTG GTGCTAATGGGGATTTCTGCTCATTATGTGCTCTGAAACAGCACATCAACAGTTGTTTGTTGTTGCCCGGATTTGTTATCTCACCAGTAAATTTTGCTGAAAACTTAAGCA AAATATCACCTTATTTCCAATTAGGTCAGCAAGAAGATGCTCATGAATTCTTCCAATCATTGTTGGATAGAATCCATTCTTGCTGTCTTGTTAGCAAATCTGAGGATTGGAAGTCTTCGCTAGATAAAGATAGCTTTGTTACACAAGTATTTGGAGGGCGTCTTAGAAGTCAG CTACGTTGTTGTGGTTGTGGCCACCTCTCTAACTCCTTCGAACCACATctggatcttagcttggagattGATAATGTGGACAGTGTTGTTAATGCCCTAGCATCCTTCACCAGGTTAGAAAAAATTGATGATtctgaaatcaaattaaattgcAATGGATGTAAGTCGCAAGTCATAATGGAGAAGCAGCTCAAGTTGGACTTAGCACCAGAAGTACTTGCACTACACTTGAAGAGATTTAAGAATGTTggaaatacatgctacaagatcTATGATTCAGTGGAATTTCCTTTGGAACTAGACTTGAGCTCATTCTTGAGTTGTCCTGTAGATGAG GTCCAATGTAAGTATAATCTTTCTACGGTTCTGGTGCACATTGGCTCACCATATTCTGGGCATTACTATTGCTTTGTTCGATCCTCTCCAAGCACATGGTATCAGATTGATGACCATAAG GTGACTAGAGTTTCCGAGGCATATGTTCTAGAACAAGAAGCCTATGTACTCTTTTATGTTAAGAAAGGTACATCATGTTGGTTCTCAAACTTTATGGACACAAAGAAGAAACATATTGAGGATGATATGAATGGCACTTCTCCAATATCTGTGCTTAATGGTCACGAAAGGTATCTTTCCTCTCCTACAAACAGCGAAGATTGTTTCAGTAGTTTGAGAGAATCTCCTGATGGCCTGATAAGTTTTGGTTCCAGCAACAATGTATCTCTAGTAGGCCATATAGAAACTAACCCTGTGGTACCAAATTGTGGCAATGCTGAGAAGATTCTATCAGACAAATTTGTTACACATCTGACACTCCAAAGCAAGATGAAGGGGGGAGAGAATTCTGTTGGTGGTGATGATCGACCTCCAATAAAATCTGCCGGATGGTCCATGTCCGTCCAGGATCTGGATGATTTGTCTGAAGATGAAATCACAG AAGATGAGAAGGATGACTTACCTCCAGCAGAGGAATGCAAGGCCGCGAATGAGCAAACATACCAGCCTGTTGGCAACCAAACAGCTCCAGAGCCTATGAAAGATGATACCCAAGTGAACAAGGCATTTAACAGATTAATAAGGGGCATGCCTAAATCTCGGAGATCAGGCATTTTGGCTTGTCTTGCTTCTCAACATGAGTCCTCCAGAAAACGGCCTTTTGACTTGATTGAATCTGATGGCAGCAAAAAAGCTAAAGTTCATCGAGGTGTGCATGATGATGGATCACAGCAAACGTCATGA